The proteins below are encoded in one region of Aquisphaera giovannonii:
- a CDS encoding DUF2306 domain-containing protein, whose protein sequence is MSPRPPSMIARALALAAGLLVLKVTANIVSNYVDYFPPDFRSGFLRGREGHFAGIYEWAFDAHILAGPLTLVLGLLLVSTRLRAWSPRWHRRMGWVQVACVVLLVAPGGLWMARYPAAGPVAGAGLATLAVLTAACAILGVRAARMRRFADHRRWMWRCYLLLCSAVVLRLIGGLAVVAGITSPWYDPLANWASWLAPLAAFEVAERMRRRH, encoded by the coding sequence ATGAGCCCACGCCCGCCCTCGATGATCGCCCGGGCGCTGGCCCTCGCGGCCGGCCTGCTGGTGCTCAAGGTGACCGCGAATATCGTCTCGAACTATGTCGATTATTTCCCGCCGGACTTCCGATCCGGCTTCCTCCGGGGCCGCGAGGGCCACTTCGCCGGCATCTATGAGTGGGCCTTCGACGCGCACATCCTGGCCGGGCCGCTGACGCTGGTCCTCGGGCTCCTGCTCGTGAGCACGCGGCTGCGGGCGTGGTCGCCGCGATGGCATCGGCGGATGGGGTGGGTCCAGGTCGCGTGCGTCGTGCTCCTGGTGGCACCGGGCGGCCTCTGGATGGCCCGGTATCCCGCGGCCGGCCCCGTCGCCGGCGCGGGACTGGCAACGCTGGCGGTGCTCACGGCCGCGTGCGCGATCCTCGGCGTGCGCGCGGCGAGGATGCGGCGGTTCGCCGACCATCGCCGCTGGATGTGGCGATGCTACCTGCTGCTCTGCTCGGCCGTGGTGCTCCGCCTGATCGGCGGCCTGGCGGTGGTCGCCGGCATCACCTCGCCCTGGTACGACCCGCTGGCGAACTGGGCCAGCTGGCTCGCCCCGCTCGCGGCATTCGAGGTCGCGGAGCGGATGCGGCGGCGGCATTGA
- a CDS encoding PHB depolymerase family esterase, with protein MAGRAKGGHAADAVSRPAAAVQGTVIQQKDATIVLPAQLDPGRTYPLVVAFSYNGRPSGDQYTPLTRWKTLGPEAGVIVYASKLYSNSAFHGSAANLARVTRAIKAGVDAAVAAYPVDPSRIILTGLSGGGNFAEYFNLKYPGFAAAIFDNCGRTPFERFPKGTLPTAASFGDSRRVAVVLGSPSDTEFYDDARRGTVPYYQSIGWQVRFYSFPGGHNFAPARVYLNAFQWMESLPSWQ; from the coding sequence GTGGCGGGTCGGGCGAAGGGGGGCCATGCGGCGGATGCCGTCTCCCGCCCCGCCGCGGCGGTGCAGGGGACGGTCATCCAGCAGAAGGATGCGACGATCGTCCTGCCGGCGCAGCTCGATCCCGGGCGGACTTACCCCCTCGTGGTCGCCTTCTCCTACAACGGGCGCCCGTCCGGCGACCAGTACACGCCGCTCACGCGCTGGAAGACGCTCGGGCCCGAGGCGGGCGTGATCGTCTATGCGTCGAAGCTGTACTCCAACAGCGCCTTCCACGGCTCCGCGGCGAACCTCGCGCGCGTGACCCGGGCCATCAAGGCGGGCGTCGACGCGGCGGTCGCCGCGTACCCGGTGGACCCCAGCCGGATCATCCTGACCGGGCTCTCGGGCGGCGGCAACTTCGCCGAGTACTTCAACCTGAAGTATCCCGGGTTCGCCGCGGCCATCTTCGACAACTGCGGGCGGACGCCGTTCGAGAGGTTCCCGAAGGGGACGCTGCCGACGGCCGCGTCGTTCGGCGACTCCCGCCGGGTCGCGGTGGTCCTGGGCAGCCCGAGCGACACGGAGTTCTACGACGACGCCCGCCGCGGCACCGTCCCGTATTACCAGTCGATCGGCTGGCAGGTGCGGTTCTATTCATTCCCCGGCGGCCACAACTTCGCCCCCGCCCGGGTCTACCTGAACGCCTTCCAGTGGATGGAATCGCTGCCGTCGTGGCAGTAG
- a CDS encoding PEP-CTERM sorting domain-containing protein, with amino-acid sequence MRRTSLLLSAILTAATSGAACAGNLIVNPGAEADVGSDDGSVVSVTGWTTVGKFTVVRYGASGGTDSTSGFPRPRSPGPDERGRNFFAGGPNNQSSGAYQYIDVSGYSAAIDEGQVSFDLSGYLGGFSSQRDAARLTATFLGDAGAVLGSSSIGPVTANDRDDVTGLLFREAAGYVPIGTIQVRIDLEMRRRDGSYNDGYADDLSFRLNAVPEPAAALMLGIGVGTCMLAARRRRRRP; translated from the coding sequence ATGCGTCGGACATCCCTGCTCCTCTCCGCGATCCTGACGGCCGCCACATCGGGCGCCGCCTGCGCCGGGAACTTGATCGTCAACCCGGGGGCCGAGGCGGACGTCGGCTCCGACGACGGGTCGGTGGTCTCCGTCACGGGCTGGACGACGGTCGGGAAATTCACGGTCGTGCGATACGGCGCCTCGGGCGGGACGGACTCGACCTCCGGCTTCCCCAGGCCCCGCAGCCCGGGCCCCGATGAGCGGGGGCGGAACTTCTTCGCCGGCGGGCCGAACAACCAATCCAGCGGCGCCTATCAATACATCGACGTCTCCGGGTATTCCGCCGCGATCGACGAAGGCCAGGTCTCGTTCGACCTCTCGGGCTACCTCGGCGGCTTCTCGTCGCAGCGGGACGCCGCGCGGCTGACGGCGACGTTCCTGGGCGACGCCGGCGCGGTCCTCGGCTCCTCGTCGATCGGGCCGGTGACCGCGAACGACCGGGACGACGTCACCGGGCTCCTGTTCCGGGAGGCCGCCGGCTACGTGCCGATCGGCACCATCCAGGTGCGGATCGACCTGGAGATGAGGCGCCGCGACGGCAGCTACAACGACGGCTACGCCGACGACCTCTCGTTCCGACTGAACGCAGTCCCCGAGCCGGCCGCGGCCCTGATGCTCGGGATCGGCGTCGGGACCTGCATGCTGGCCGCCCGCCGCCGCAGGCGTCGGCCCTGA
- a CDS encoding sigma-70 family RNA polymerase sigma factor, protein MPHVDVGETRPSLLGDVADWADDRAWGDFRRQYAPLVEACSRALGLAGDEAAEMQQEAWITIARRMTTFVYDPGGSFRGWLWRVAWRQGLDFRSRRGAGRWLALDGRDEMAAWRAEDGAAREEEADDPAEFRRLHRMAARIQAAVRRRVQPKTWEAFWLLAVLGWDMDDVVRETGLPHASAYKAKERVLAALREEARRDPEASAAAGGRR, encoded by the coding sequence ATGCCGCATGTCGACGTGGGCGAGACCCGGCCTTCGTTGCTGGGCGACGTCGCGGACTGGGCGGACGACCGGGCGTGGGGGGACTTCCGGCGGCAGTACGCGCCCCTCGTCGAGGCCTGCTCCCGGGCGCTCGGCCTGGCCGGCGACGAGGCCGCGGAGATGCAGCAGGAGGCCTGGATCACGATCGCGAGGCGGATGACCACGTTCGTCTACGATCCGGGCGGGAGCTTCCGGGGGTGGCTCTGGAGGGTCGCCTGGCGGCAGGGGCTCGACTTCCGGTCGAGGCGAGGCGCCGGCCGGTGGCTCGCCCTCGACGGCCGGGACGAGATGGCCGCCTGGCGGGCCGAGGACGGCGCCGCCCGCGAGGAGGAGGCCGACGACCCGGCCGAGTTCCGGAGGCTCCATCGCATGGCCGCGAGGATCCAGGCGGCCGTGAGGCGGCGCGTCCAGCCGAAGACGTGGGAGGCGTTCTGGCTCCTCGCGGTCCTCGGCTGGGACATGGACGACGTCGTCCGCGAGACCGGGCTGCCGCACGCGTCGGCCTATAAGGCGAAGGAGCGGGTGCTCGCCGCGCTCCGCGAGGAGGCCCGCCGGGATCCCGAGGCGTCGGCCGCGGCGGGGGGCCGCCGATGA
- a CDS encoding serine/threonine-protein kinase yields the protein MTRGCPSDASLRRLADDDHDPAGFAEKEAHVAGCEACRGRLGRLAWEVRTPPAGPPHEGRPAGPPPRIDGFEVLRELGRGGMGIVYLARQHSLGRLVALKLVPGGAGPGEAARTARRRWLREARATAGVRHPHIVQLHGCGEDGGRLFLTMEYIPGGSLKERLDASPPSPREAARLMEAVARAVGHIHSAGQLHLDLKPSNILLDGEPGGPWEAAIPKVADFGLSLTAESLSDPDLSQHSPRGTPTHMAPEQATGDVAALGPAADVWALGVLLYRLLAGRNPFQAASHIETIERVRHDAPAPLRRLNPKVPRGLEAVALKCLEKDPSRRYPAGADVADDLRRWLDGRDVLARRGSTARRAWRGLRRLTPAGLMAVVLAGTAGLGTMLAVPLAEARRARAAERPAAHLRVVEHLENQILAEIREKRSASAEELDASIGLLREQVASLRAGGRLDAAIVLGYSQIEDYVVSRYRGDGRFDEARALDRRRLDLLRECRRRDPGEPRYANEAAHALLSLGTVELEAGRLEEALDDFDLAAAEILAAPARDADLLATAVCLSASYALVLDAAPDVAGSRPGARAGAGQSALLGHFRDLEAGSPDVALFRACLLADRARSTTAGGLSGSIPACRLIPGGGRRSVAGEDLLALGLYQWYLREVRYSEALAAGRPSGPSAIGREADRIAGGLMRWRDDPRGTDPALGAALRGMHNAFATDATRRRGAGDIAGAERAIGLFDGIAGRVVRDRPGWAQGYAFLAEARMQDYKNGWKRGDPPDALRLRLRDSIGAIRRGLAIEPSNAELRAMLLDKETRLAGLAGE from the coding sequence ATGACGCGCGGCTGCCCGTCGGACGCCTCCCTGCGGAGGCTCGCCGACGACGACCACGACCCGGCGGGCTTCGCGGAGAAGGAGGCGCACGTCGCCGGGTGCGAGGCCTGCCGGGGCCGCCTGGGGCGGCTGGCCTGGGAGGTCCGGACGCCCCCCGCCGGCCCGCCGCACGAGGGCCGCCCGGCGGGGCCGCCGCCCCGGATCGACGGGTTCGAGGTCCTCCGGGAGCTCGGCCGGGGGGGCATGGGGATCGTCTACCTAGCCCGCCAGCATTCCCTGGGCCGCCTCGTCGCCCTGAAGCTCGTCCCCGGCGGGGCGGGCCCCGGCGAGGCCGCGCGCACCGCCCGGCGGAGGTGGCTCCGCGAGGCGAGGGCGACGGCCGGCGTGCGGCACCCGCACATCGTGCAATTGCACGGCTGCGGCGAGGACGGGGGCCGGCTCTTCCTCACGATGGAGTACATCCCGGGCGGCAGCCTGAAGGAGCGGCTGGACGCCTCGCCCCCGTCGCCGCGCGAGGCGGCCCGGCTGATGGAGGCCGTCGCCCGGGCGGTGGGGCACATCCATTCCGCCGGCCAGCTCCACCTGGACCTCAAGCCGTCGAACATCCTCCTGGACGGCGAGCCCGGCGGGCCCTGGGAGGCGGCCATCCCCAAGGTCGCGGACTTCGGCCTGTCGCTCACGGCGGAGTCGCTCTCCGACCCGGACCTGAGCCAGCATTCGCCGCGGGGCACGCCGACGCACATGGCCCCGGAGCAGGCCACCGGCGACGTCGCCGCCCTGGGGCCGGCGGCCGACGTCTGGGCGCTCGGGGTCCTCCTCTACCGGCTCCTGGCGGGGCGGAACCCCTTCCAGGCCGCCAGCCACATCGAGACGATCGAGCGGGTCCGGCACGACGCCCCCGCCCCCTTGCGGCGGCTCAACCCGAAGGTCCCCCGCGGCCTGGAGGCGGTCGCCCTGAAGTGCCTGGAGAAGGATCCGTCGCGGCGATACCCCGCGGGGGCGGACGTGGCGGACGACCTCCGGCGCTGGCTCGACGGCCGCGACGTCCTGGCCCGACGCGGCTCGACGGCCCGGCGGGCGTGGCGCGGGCTCCGCAGGCTGACGCCGGCCGGCCTGATGGCCGTCGTCCTCGCCGGGACCGCCGGGCTCGGCACGATGCTGGCGGTCCCCCTGGCCGAAGCCCGGCGGGCGCGGGCGGCGGAGCGGCCCGCGGCGCACCTCAGGGTCGTGGAGCACCTGGAGAACCAGATCCTCGCGGAGATCCGCGAGAAGCGATCGGCCAGCGCGGAGGAGCTGGACGCCTCGATCGGGCTGCTCCGGGAGCAGGTCGCGTCGCTCCGGGCCGGCGGCCGGCTGGACGCCGCGATCGTGCTGGGATACTCGCAGATCGAGGACTACGTCGTCTCGCGATACCGGGGCGACGGCCGCTTCGACGAGGCGAGGGCGCTGGACCGGCGGCGCCTCGACCTGCTGCGGGAATGCCGCCGGCGCGACCCCGGCGAACCCCGGTACGCGAACGAGGCGGCCCACGCCCTCCTGAGCCTGGGGACCGTCGAGCTGGAGGCGGGGCGCCTCGAGGAGGCCCTCGACGACTTCGACCTCGCCGCCGCGGAGATCCTCGCGGCCCCCGCCCGCGACGCCGACCTCCTCGCCACGGCCGTGTGCCTCTCCGCCTCCTACGCCCTGGTCCTGGACGCCGCGCCGGACGTGGCGGGCTCGCGACCCGGGGCGCGGGCCGGGGCCGGCCAATCGGCCCTGCTCGGGCACTTCCGGGACCTCGAGGCCGGGTCGCCCGACGTGGCGCTCTTCCGGGCCTGCCTGCTCGCCGATCGGGCGAGGTCCACGACAGCCGGCGGCCTCTCGGGCTCGATCCCGGCCTGCCGGCTCATCCCCGGGGGAGGCCGGCGATCCGTCGCCGGCGAGGACCTCCTCGCGCTCGGGCTCTACCAGTGGTATCTCCGCGAGGTCCGCTACTCGGAGGCCCTCGCCGCGGGGAGGCCCTCGGGGCCGTCGGCGATCGGCCGCGAGGCGGACCGCATCGCGGGGGGCCTGATGCGATGGCGAGACGACCCGAGGGGCACCGATCCCGCGCTCGGGGCCGCCCTGCGCGGGATGCACAACGCCTTCGCCACGGACGCGACCCGGCGGCGGGGCGCCGGGGACATCGCGGGGGCCGAGCGCGCGATCGGCCTCTTCGACGGCATCGCGGGGCGGGTCGTCCGGGATCGCCCGGGGTGGGCCCAGGGCTACGCATTCCTGGCCGAGGCCCGCATGCAGGACTACAAGAACGGCTGGAAGCGCGGCGACCCCCCGGACGCGCTCCGGCTCCGCCTCCGCGACTCCATCGGGGCGATCCGCCGGGGCCTGGCGATCGAGCCGAGCAATGCCGAGCTCCGGGCGATGCTGCTCGACAAGGAGACCCGGCTCGCCGGGCTGGCCGGCGAGTAG
- a CDS encoding AAA family ATPase translates to MRRILLTGMSGTGKSSLIVALRARGFRAVDMDEPGWSELAPDGEWVWREDRVRDLLADEGDEVLFVSGCAINQKMFYPRFDEIVLLGAPSAVIAGRLATRTNNPYGKSPDELAATLHNLATVEPLLRRSATREIDASAPFDQVLEAVLGLAGRPGGAPPPCPWG, encoded by the coding sequence ATGAGGCGGATCCTCCTCACGGGGATGTCCGGGACGGGCAAATCCTCGCTCATCGTCGCGCTCCGGGCCCGCGGGTTCCGCGCGGTGGACATGGACGAGCCGGGGTGGTCGGAGCTCGCGCCCGACGGCGAGTGGGTCTGGCGGGAGGACCGGGTGCGGGACCTGCTCGCGGACGAGGGCGACGAGGTCCTGTTCGTCTCCGGCTGCGCGATCAACCAGAAGATGTTCTATCCGCGGTTCGACGAGATCGTCCTCCTCGGCGCCCCGTCCGCGGTGATCGCCGGGCGGCTGGCGACCCGCACGAACAACCCGTACGGCAAGTCCCCCGACGAGCTCGCCGCGACGCTGCACAACCTGGCGACGGTCGAGCCCCTGCTCCGCCGCTCCGCCACCCGGGAGATCGACGCCTCCGCCCCGTTCGATCAGGTTCTGGAGGCGGTCCTCGGCCTGGCGGGGCGCCCGGGCGGAGCCCCGCCGCCCTGCCCGTGGGGATGA